The genomic DNA TCATTAAAACGTTCTTTTGGGAACTCAATTTTTatcattgaattttatttttccttttatataaataaactgctacagtactgtaattttcagacaataAACCAATACTAAGTTTTATCATCTTGGTATAGGTCACCTTCACAAATCAAAATCATGTAAAGAATGGTTCTGCTGTTCCTAATGCTGTGACCAGAAGGTAACCAAGGACTAAACACACCTAGAAGTTTTGCCACAGGTTTGGTAGGGTGTGCACCACAGCCAATCCAGTACTTGatgcggtcccagttgaagctgaCCAGTTTCTCATTGTGCACGTTGGGCAGCGGGTCGTACGTTCCTAGCTGCTCGATGTACTTGCCGTCTCTTGCCCGCTTGTTGTACGCCGCCACGATACGGTAGAAGGGTCTGTTGGCTTGCTTGTGGCCCGCTAGGGCCATACGGATGACCACGTAACCCCCATGGTACCGCTTTAATAGCTGCGACGCTGCAACAGCAGATGGGGTTTGGAACCAAGcccagtgttatttttggcaaAACTTATATAAATAATCAGGAAATAAAGTTTGAAATATTCAAAGAATGCATAAGGAAGCCCTTCTCAATATGCAGCCAAGCATATAAATACCCAGGGGCCACTCCATAAGGAAATGTCCGATTTGCCTTAATAGCTTGATGATTAACTTTATATCAATCTTCAAAAAGCTGCAATCATTTTACCTAATAAAATATTTATCAGTTATATTTTCATGTAGATAAGCCGACACAAAAAAAGAGGAGCAAACATCTTACGCGCTTATGAATTGCATTAGCATAAACCACTCATGTacgaatagaccctactcacatgacgtcacaactagtgttgcaccgataccattttttgggcccgataccgatacagatacctggctgtgcagtatcggccaataccgataccattccgataccactctgttagcaaaaaaaaaaaacaacaacaaaaaaaacacatacatatatatatgtacgtataagggatgcaacgatacagttaagtcatggttcggtacgattttcaatacaattcaatacatttaatgctctgaaacagaaaatacaactgttattattattattattttttttttttgctaacaagcaaaaataacatcatataaacaagcattttagtgcataatatttatgtgcttacttcttactgatctgaagaaattttgtatataagtactgagaacaatctttactgtttgtaaagtggggcacactgttgattgctgcagctttcttagcagctatatttaccatataagcaaaacatcctatttgtggtccgagtccatctgtaacatgtactgaattaacagtatttgcagcattatctatagtcactggtatggattgatctggcctgcttaacttccattcagtcatggcggtttctaattcatcaatgtagtatatggactacgcgtcgctctgggcttacgcagctaatggcacgggatctaatgtagcacatctaggttgctatttgatgatatctaatgtGTGCGCGCGAaagttggcatgggatctaacataggacatctaggttgctatttgatgatatctagtgtgcgcgctgcgctGCTTGAGTGTtgtctggccacagaagtcacttctgctcattactgcacaacacatacaacaatcgactttcataaacaggacgagtttgaagtacggcgctcttaatttgccactcattgtttatcatgaaaccatgagtttgcttagtctcccacggttttaacctttctgatcccatcagCGCTATAATAGCaggcgttagcttacgcatgctaatcgtttgtgaatgccatgttagatgagcagcgtaacatcgcggaAATGCATTGTAGTTTACATctttaaaattgaagatgaaggagttaatttcgtttggtaaTTTTGAGACAAGgacatacagatgtcatgcatcgggaattgggaagttagctctcgtggggaggacagtacatttgcgttcaagtgatgccaagagatggtatcggcgccctaaatgttggtactcgtcgataccgataccaccaattcgggccggatcaacgccccctgccgatactggtatcggtatcggtgcaactttagtcacaaccacgcctccgcgccatattgtccgtcagctcgtcgggtttcagcattaccgctacgtaaattcctcctattatggcgtgtttttctgctcgttaacattaataatcaaaatcgtgaaggcgtgtgtggcggttggttgcaataacagagaagatagacggagagacttgaagtcctaccgtattccgagagacccggagaggagcgcgggatggactgctgcaattcgacgaaaaaatgggcaccaaacgatcactacagattatgtagtagtcattttatatctggtaagatgcatttaatatatatttagagggttttgggctgacaaccacaattaagatcattgcgaggctaatcgccgacaacatacagtttcaaattcaagatgcttatttcttccaccatcattattttttgaataatatttagctggtaccaagtgaaagaagttaaacaggtgtgtccaaaccttttgcaaagggggccagatttggtgtggtaaaaatgctggggtctaccttggctgatttacatagaacaatatatttaaacaaattttagcaagcccttctgtgtgtcacatttgctttataattttttaaattcataatttcaacaatctcgtctttgtggcgttctctttcgacactagggctcttgcgaaatactgctgctgtgaaatttaactagcttcaagttgctataatttctcgctgcgtatcttccctgtaatgttgtcatacatgtcagcgtgtcttgtttggtaatattgcgtcacatcgaactctttgaaaacagcaactgtctctttgcaaatgaggcagacacagttgttgcgtgttttattgaagaaatagtccaatatccacctatccttgaagcgtcggccatcgcagtcaactttttttttttattgattgtcgccattttagaaaatttgaagtaaagggtcacacggggtaatgttgcttagagtgctgctcttaaagttaatcagactttcgtgagaataggctgattttgtgtggacaagatagttgtagatatcagggtagcagatgtcaggcagagagggcgaagacagcgggtcgaaaaatatcgatttagccatcaaatatggatctgtcgAATGAATAGacttaagcttttccacataacgccttttatgcaacgcatccaatgagtttacagcgtctgaaagcaccagggcttccatgaattgcactataaattgcacgacaaattgaaaccattgagaatacggataaacactgacggacaatatggcggccggatacagcgatacgtcattctgtgacgttggtgagtagggtaacTATATACTATACACATATTCAGACTTGTTTTAAATCTTTCA from Corythoichthys intestinalis isolate RoL2023-P3 chromosome 9, ASM3026506v1, whole genome shotgun sequence includes the following:
- the mrps16 gene encoding 28S ribosomal protein S16, mitochondrial; amino-acid sequence: MVHLTSQLLKRYHGGYVVIRMALAGHKQANRPFYRIVAAYNKRARDGKYIEQLGTYDPLPNVHNEKLVSFNWDRIKYWIGCGAHPTKPVAKLLGLAGFYPLHPMTVTEMERRRARETQTETEAKKSIETEV